The following proteins are encoded in a genomic region of Leptospira fainei serovar Hurstbridge str. BUT 6:
- a CDS encoding GyrI-like domain-containing protein — MKIGLSIAGVILLLLIAFLGYLGAFNTVEVKEEVQGPFYVVSHQQTGEYRKVGETFQILMKELPASGVKDYRMFAIYLDNPNKVPKEQLRSEVGALFSEPLKAKPQGISLTLEERTIPVRKYLVVDFPFKNFFSIFLGIYKIYPKLFEACEKRGCDLKSRYLMEIYEPVLSKNAKYLLPID; from the coding sequence ATGAAAATCGGTTTATCTATCGCAGGGGTTATACTTCTCCTATTAATTGCGTTTCTCGGGTATTTAGGCGCCTTTAATACCGTTGAAGTCAAGGAAGAAGTTCAGGGTCCTTTCTATGTGGTCTCTCATCAGCAAACCGGTGAATATCGAAAGGTCGGGGAGACGTTTCAAATTCTTATGAAAGAGCTTCCTGCAAGCGGAGTAAAAGACTATAGGATGTTTGCAATTTATTTGGATAACCCGAACAAGGTGCCGAAGGAACAACTTAGATCGGAAGTTGGGGCGCTATTTTCGGAGCCGCTAAAAGCTAAACCTCAAGGGATTTCGCTAACGTTGGAAGAACGCACAATCCCGGTGCGTAAATACTTAGTCGTAGATTTTCCGTTTAAAAACTTTTTCTCCATATTTCTCGGAATATACAAGATATATCCGAAACTTTTCGAGGCTTGCGAAAAGCGGGGATGCGATTTAAAAAGTCGCTATCTAATGGAAATCTATGAACCGGTTCTGAGTAAGAATGCGAAGTACTTATTGCCGATCGATTAA
- a CDS encoding class I SAM-dependent methyltransferase — protein MEYVESFEGERAKAYDERIVKMIPFYDGIKELVATFLLEFVTENSKILCAGCGTGADFQKLLEIAPDRYSLTGVDPSPEMISQAKAKYPFLNFECCTVRNLPLDIVYSGATLLFVLHFLSDDGTKLSLLQEIGKRLLPGSIFILFDLCEPEPHNRNLVFQSIESYLRNFKEWTAGELKLYIKRVKQLPRISGPRYEELLQEAGFSKIQLVFQALHVCGWIAFKN, from the coding sequence ATGGAATACGTAGAATCTTTCGAAGGCGAACGAGCAAAAGCTTACGATGAGCGAATCGTAAAAATGATCCCGTTTTACGACGGGATTAAGGAATTAGTGGCGACGTTCCTCTTAGAATTCGTAACGGAAAATTCTAAGATACTTTGTGCCGGATGCGGGACAGGTGCGGACTTTCAAAAATTATTAGAAATCGCACCGGATCGATACTCGCTTACCGGTGTAGACCCATCTCCTGAAATGATTTCCCAGGCTAAGGCAAAATACCCTTTTCTAAATTTCGAGTGCTGCACCGTTCGGAATCTACCGCTTGATATCGTTTATTCGGGAGCCACACTGTTATTCGTCCTTCATTTTCTTTCCGACGACGGCACAAAACTTTCCTTACTGCAAGAAATAGGAAAAAGACTCTTACCGGGAAGTATATTCATATTATTCGATCTCTGCGAGCCGGAACCTCATAACCGAAATCTCGTTTTCCAAAGTATAGAATCTTATTTAAGAAATTTTAAAGAATGGACAGCCGGCGAACTGAAACTTTATATCAAGAGAGTCAAACAGCTGCCTAGAATTTCAGGACCTCGCTATGAGGAATTATTGCAGGAGGCCGGGTTTTCGAAGATACAGCTAGTCTTTCAGGCCCTGCATGTTTGCGGTTGGATCGCTTTCAAGAATTAA
- a CDS encoding helix-turn-helix transcriptional regulator, translating to MRADRLLNILLHLQAKGKTTAKELSFKLEVSERTVHRDMEALSAAGIPIYAERGVGGGWILSDGYRTNLTGMKREEVLSLFLLQSSRILEDLGRKKDFDSAFLKLLAALPPAYKKDAETVRQRIHIDGAGWNQAIRDLPLLPILQDAIWEDRKIEILYEKEGQASPRLLEPLGLVAKDTVWYLVARRSREIRIYRISRIINTRLTEERFDRPKKFDLAKYWELWLQDFQSRLPQYLVRIKIAAASESRIRKIPYAKITKTFPPKKGWSEMELDLETQDWAIGILMRFGSEIEVLHPPELKESIVKKAKELLSLYEP from the coding sequence ATGCGAGCAGATCGTCTTCTGAATATTCTTTTGCATCTCCAAGCGAAGGGGAAAACCACCGCAAAAGAACTTTCTTTTAAATTAGAAGTTTCGGAACGAACCGTTCACCGGGATATGGAAGCGCTTTCCGCTGCAGGAATTCCGATCTACGCAGAACGAGGTGTCGGCGGCGGTTGGATCCTGAGTGACGGGTACAGAACGAATTTAACAGGGATGAAGCGCGAAGAAGTACTCTCTTTGTTTCTTCTTCAATCGTCTCGAATCTTAGAAGACCTAGGAAGGAAAAAGGATTTCGATTCCGCATTCTTAAAACTCTTAGCGGCTTTACCACCGGCCTATAAAAAAGATGCAGAAACAGTTCGTCAAAGGATCCATATCGACGGGGCCGGCTGGAACCAAGCGATCCGGGATCTTCCTCTGCTTCCGATTTTACAAGATGCAATTTGGGAAGATAGAAAAATAGAAATATTATATGAAAAAGAAGGCCAGGCTTCTCCCAGACTTTTGGAACCTTTGGGACTCGTTGCGAAGGACACCGTCTGGTATCTAGTCGCGCGTAGAAGCAGAGAAATCCGCATTTACCGAATTTCACGGATTATAAATACTCGCCTAACGGAAGAAAGGTTCGATCGCCCGAAAAAATTCGATCTCGCAAAATACTGGGAGTTGTGGTTGCAGGATTTTCAATCACGGCTACCGCAGTATCTGGTTCGAATTAAGATCGCAGCCGCTTCCGAATCTCGTATACGGAAAATTCCATACGCTAAAATCACGAAGACGTTTCCTCCTAAAAAGGGCTGGAGCGAAATGGAGCTGGACCTAGAAACTCAAGATTGGGCCATAGGAATATTGATGCGCTTCGGATCTGAAATAGAAGTGCTCCATCCGCCTGAACTGAAAGAGTCGATAGTCAAGAAGGCAAAGGAACTCCTGAGTCTCTATGAACCTTAG
- the add gene encoding adenosine deaminase, with protein MGLTFADILDRIRILDRDVTELNRLKSRLPADRPYSSSLQISFDKQINNLLNERIRLLELEIDRPPSWLLGDSEAHESGRSTASALLEPADLSGQKLQDQDVINFIRELPKTEIHLHLEACVNKETMKKLMVKNGISLSEEEFEAKFNFKDLNGFIQVFFFIQSLVKEPSDLYYFVGSLAEYMRTNNILYTEVFFAPSKFIQNGLDFDEMVSQLVEGIREEKAKDGIEIRILVDVSRSFGPENAMNNLNRVLKLKQKEIIGIGLGGAELMGPARDYAEVFKKAREAGLRVVAHSGEDDGPWAIWEAVEQCKAERIGHGTSAIQDPELVNYLRENKIPIEICVTSNVFTGKYVRKEQNHPVRYYYDQGLPLCINTDDPEIFNVNLTYEYFKLWRFLDFSLEEIIDLVRQGVYATFHPQKETLWKDMEVKIKRVKEKYGVR; from the coding sequence GTGGGTTTAACCTTCGCCGACATCCTGGATCGAATCCGGATCCTCGACCGTGACGTAACGGAACTGAATCGATTAAAAAGTCGGCTTCCCGCCGACAGGCCGTATTCATCGTCTCTACAAATTTCCTTCGATAAACAGATCAATAATCTACTCAACGAGCGGATACGACTCCTTGAATTAGAAATCGACCGTCCACCCTCTTGGCTTTTAGGAGATTCGGAAGCGCATGAATCCGGCAGGTCGACCGCTTCGGCGCTGCTGGAACCCGCAGATCTTTCGGGCCAAAAACTCCAAGATCAAGACGTCATCAATTTTATTCGCGAACTTCCGAAGACCGAAATCCATCTACACTTGGAAGCTTGCGTAAACAAGGAAACCATGAAGAAGCTCATGGTTAAGAACGGTATCTCTTTAAGCGAAGAAGAGTTCGAAGCTAAGTTCAATTTCAAGGATCTGAACGGATTCATTCAAGTATTCTTCTTTATTCAAAGTTTAGTCAAGGAACCCTCCGATTTATATTATTTCGTAGGTAGCCTTGCGGAGTATATGAGGACCAACAATATCCTATATACCGAAGTTTTCTTTGCACCCTCCAAGTTTATTCAGAACGGTTTAGACTTCGACGAGATGGTCAGTCAGCTTGTGGAAGGGATCCGAGAAGAAAAAGCCAAGGACGGAATTGAAATTCGAATCCTAGTCGACGTGTCTCGTTCTTTCGGTCCGGAGAACGCGATGAATAATCTAAATCGGGTTCTCAAGCTCAAACAAAAGGAAATTATAGGGATCGGATTAGGCGGAGCCGAATTGATGGGCCCTGCGCGTGACTATGCCGAAGTCTTTAAAAAAGCCAGGGAAGCGGGACTTCGAGTCGTCGCACATTCAGGCGAAGACGACGGCCCTTGGGCGATTTGGGAAGCCGTGGAGCAATGTAAAGCGGAGCGTATCGGGCATGGAACTTCTGCAATCCAGGATCCCGAATTAGTCAATTATCTCCGGGAAAACAAAATTCCGATCGAAATCTGTGTAACGTCTAACGTGTTCACCGGGAAATATGTCCGTAAGGAACAGAACCATCCCGTTCGTTATTATTATGACCAGGGGCTGCCTCTTTGCATCAACACGGATGATCCCGAAATCTTTAACGTCAATCTTACATACGAATATTTTAAACTTTGGCGCTTTCTAGACTTCTCATTGGAAGAAATCATAGATCTTGTTCGGCAAGGAGTCTATGCCACTTTCCATCCGCAGAAAGAGACTTTGTGGAAGGATATGGAAGTTAAAATCAAACGGGTAAAAGAAAAATACGGAGTTCGTTAG
- a CDS encoding GGDEF domain-containing protein yields the protein MLLNPESEHTQVRNFLELTTDAVILADSEGRLIEFNSNAKKLELISENDSLLEKDWYPALRFLPPGEAVHIFLRTSVIKRLLEVKVAAICLADFPEKIITAYVFQDRTPYRKLEVTIKRLKSLNHRDRNRIRDLEIRDPLTGLFNRNYMMETFAAELSKASRNDHSIGIILMDIDRLKGINDAFGNSKGDMLIAEIGKILLENSRKSDIACRLGGEEFLLLLPGAKREIVLERAEKIRELFSKFFMEDSTGPINGTLSAGVAMFPADGTSEDDLIYAANSALYVAKRSGRNRVVSTGTKD from the coding sequence ATGCTACTGAACCCTGAGAGCGAACATACGCAAGTTAGAAATTTCCTGGAGCTTACTACCGACGCGGTTATTCTAGCGGACTCCGAGGGTCGACTCATTGAATTTAATTCCAACGCAAAGAAACTGGAGTTAATCTCCGAAAACGATTCCTTGTTGGAAAAAGATTGGTATCCGGCTCTAAGATTCCTTCCTCCGGGCGAAGCCGTTCATATCTTTTTAAGGACTTCCGTTATTAAACGACTACTCGAAGTTAAAGTGGCAGCGATCTGCCTGGCGGATTTTCCGGAGAAAATTATAACCGCTTACGTATTTCAGGACAGAACTCCATATCGTAAGCTTGAAGTCACGATAAAGAGATTAAAATCATTAAATCATCGGGACCGAAATAGAATTCGAGATCTTGAAATAAGAGATCCTTTAACCGGCTTGTTTAATAGAAATTACATGATGGAAACCTTCGCCGCGGAACTTTCCAAAGCCTCCAGAAACGATCATTCGATAGGAATCATACTCATGGATATCGATCGTTTGAAAGGAATCAACGACGCCTTCGGAAATAGTAAAGGAGATATGCTCATCGCCGAAATAGGGAAAATTCTTTTGGAAAATTCTCGAAAAAGCGATATCGCATGTCGATTGGGCGGAGAAGAATTTTTACTTTTATTGCCGGGTGCAAAAAGAGAAATCGTTCTTGAGCGAGCCGAGAAGATCCGAGAATTATTCTCCAAGTTTTTTATGGAAGATTCCACGGGTCCAATTAACGGAACTCTTTCCGCCGGAGTCGCGATGTTTCCGGCAGACGGAACCTCCGAAGACGATTTGATCTATGCCGCGAATTCCGCGCTATATGTAGCGAAACGTTCCGGCAGAAACAGGGTTGTTTCGACCGGAACTAAGGATTAA
- a CDS encoding carbon-nitrogen hydrolase family protein produces MAKYKAAVIQVNSNADPSANLTKAGELIRSAVDKGAKLVGLPENFPFLGSEKEKLERGEELQRLSENFLSQTSREHRIYLLGGGYPVPTQKGKVFNTASFYDPNGNKIFRYYKIHLFDTDPGDGVEYRESRSVEAGTEPSPIFFSSDLGNISTVICYDLRFPELFRVLVSNGAEILFVPSAFTKLTGLAHWEPLLRARAIENFCYILAPAQTGSHETGRETYGHSMIVSPWGEILSESGVEEGIIYAEIDTDEVKKARKKIPSLKHRKFITDREK; encoded by the coding sequence ATGGCTAAGTACAAGGCTGCGGTAATACAAGTAAATAGTAATGCAGATCCTTCCGCTAATTTAACGAAAGCCGGAGAACTGATTCGAAGCGCCGTCGATAAAGGTGCGAAGCTGGTCGGTCTTCCTGAGAATTTTCCGTTTCTCGGATCGGAAAAGGAAAAACTGGAACGCGGAGAGGAACTTCAAAGATTATCGGAGAATTTTCTCAGTCAAACTTCCCGAGAGCATCGAATCTATCTCTTAGGAGGCGGATATCCTGTCCCGACACAGAAAGGGAAAGTGTTCAATACCGCCTCTTTTTATGATCCGAATGGAAATAAAATATTCAGATATTATAAAATTCATTTATTCGATACGGACCCGGGAGACGGAGTCGAATACAGGGAATCTCGAAGCGTAGAAGCGGGAACGGAACCGTCTCCGATATTCTTTTCCTCGGATTTGGGTAATATCTCCACCGTGATATGCTACGACCTTCGTTTCCCGGAGCTATTCCGGGTGTTGGTTTCGAATGGAGCGGAGATTTTATTCGTTCCATCTGCATTCACGAAACTGACAGGCCTTGCTCATTGGGAACCTCTTTTGAGAGCTAGAGCAATCGAGAATTTTTGTTATATTCTCGCTCCCGCACAAACAGGTTCGCACGAAACCGGCAGAGAAACCTACGGGCACTCCATGATCGTTTCTCCCTGGGGAGAAATTTTGTCCGAATCCGGAGTGGAAGAGGGAATCATTTACGCGGAAATCGATACCGATGAAGTTAAAAAAGCTAGGAAAAAAATCCCTTCGCTAAAACACCGTAAGTTCATTACCGATCGGGAAAAGTAG
- the purD gene encoding phosphoribosylamine--glycine ligase, translating to MSRVLLIGSGGRESAIAYKLRQSSKLTSLHVFPGNGGFPDAELLPKDSFDLKQKISVQEFVKKGGYDLVVVGPEDPLVDGICDWLQEINVLTFGPSAYCAQVEGSKEFAKSLMKEAGVPTAKYGSFSDFESALDYTRREGVPIVIKADGLAAGKGVTVCFRIEETEIALKEIFLDKKFGASGSKVVIEEFMEGQEASIFAISDGVRYFTLPAAQDHKRAYDGDKGPNTGGMGAYCPTPIATSDTLKKINATVFDPMFEVFRKKGHPYKGLLYAGLMITPQGEPKVVEFNCRFGDPETQCVLPMLDGDLLEIFIASAKGNLSGVQTGILPGASTVVVLAADGYPESYAKNIPLNLPETGSKDIVVFHAGTSKKDGNIISTGGRILGVSARGKNLKDSVEKAYSYLSKLAAPKTFYRKDIAHKAL from the coding sequence ATGTCTCGTGTTCTTTTAATCGGCTCCGGAGGTAGGGAAAGCGCCATCGCCTACAAACTGAGGCAATCTTCGAAATTGACATCCCTTCACGTTTTTCCGGGAAACGGCGGCTTTCCCGACGCGGAATTGCTCCCGAAAGACTCTTTCGACTTAAAGCAAAAAATCTCCGTCCAAGAATTCGTTAAAAAAGGAGGTTACGACCTAGTAGTCGTAGGACCTGAGGATCCTTTGGTGGACGGTATCTGCGATTGGCTTCAGGAAATAAACGTGCTGACTTTCGGACCGTCCGCTTATTGCGCTCAAGTGGAAGGATCCAAAGAATTTGCAAAATCTTTAATGAAAGAAGCCGGAGTTCCGACTGCGAAATACGGATCATTTTCCGATTTTGAATCCGCGTTAGATTACACCCGAAGAGAGGGAGTTCCCATCGTAATTAAGGCGGACGGGCTTGCCGCCGGAAAAGGCGTAACCGTTTGCTTCCGGATCGAAGAAACCGAAATTGCACTTAAAGAAATTTTTTTAGACAAGAAATTCGGAGCGAGCGGAAGTAAAGTCGTTATCGAAGAATTTATGGAAGGTCAAGAAGCTTCCATCTTTGCGATCAGTGACGGTGTCCGATATTTTACGTTACCTGCCGCTCAGGATCATAAGCGCGCCTATGACGGTGATAAAGGTCCGAACACCGGAGGAATGGGCGCTTACTGTCCTACGCCTATCGCCACTTCTGATACATTAAAAAAAATTAATGCTACCGTTTTCGACCCGATGTTTGAAGTATTCCGAAAAAAAGGTCATCCTTATAAAGGATTGCTATACGCTGGATTAATGATCACTCCACAAGGAGAACCGAAGGTAGTCGAATTTAATTGTCGCTTCGGCGATCCGGAAACGCAATGCGTGCTTCCGATGCTTGACGGTGATCTATTGGAGATTTTCATAGCAAGCGCCAAAGGAAACCTTTCCGGCGTGCAAACAGGCATCCTACCGGGTGCATCTACCGTGGTCGTTTTGGCCGCAGACGGCTATCCCGAATCTTATGCAAAGAATATTCCTTTGAATCTCCCCGAAACAGGTAGCAAAGATATCGTCGTTTTTCATGCGGGAACTTCAAAAAAGGATGGAAACATAATCTCCACGGGTGGAAGAATTTTAGGAGTTTCGGCCCGAGGAAAGAATCTGAAAGATTCTGTGGAAAAAGCTTATTCTTATTTAAGCAAACTCGCCGCGCCCAAAACCTTTTACCGAAAGGATATTGCTCATAAAGCATTATAG
- a CDS encoding DegT/DnrJ/EryC1/StrS family aminotransferase, with amino-acid sequence MITARKTYLPFALPLISEKAVEEVSAVLRSGWITSGPKVKEFEEEFARYTGSAYALALNSATAGLHLALEAIGLCSEDAVFVPAVTFTATAETICYFGAEPILTDVDPIFNLMTEGTLREAIDRECVSSKGNLVHKKTGKTVRALMPVHLAGAMCDMDALNSIAREYHLYVIEDSAHAFPATYKGRKVGTHGDFTVFSFYATKGITTGEGGMVTTRHAHFAERIKLMRLHGINRETFDRPGWYYEVVSPGFKYNMSDISAAIGVVQLSEADELWKRRILISDIYRSEFSELPFLHLPLPAKSGEHSWHLFRIEVDRVNGKFDRDILCSELKKRNIGSSLHFIPLYEHPFYQRFGFEKKYYPNADSMYQRTLSLPLFPGMSDGDIEDVVSAIRDIFSRL; translated from the coding sequence ATGATAACAGCGAGAAAGACTTACTTACCTTTTGCGCTACCGCTGATCTCGGAAAAAGCCGTCGAAGAAGTTTCTGCAGTACTTCGCTCCGGCTGGATTACCTCCGGGCCGAAAGTGAAAGAATTCGAAGAGGAATTCGCCAGATACACCGGCTCGGCGTACGCACTCGCATTAAATTCCGCGACCGCAGGACTTCATTTAGCGCTGGAGGCTATCGGACTTTGCTCCGAAGACGCCGTCTTTGTTCCTGCGGTGACTTTTACCGCGACTGCGGAGACGATTTGTTACTTCGGGGCAGAGCCGATCCTGACCGACGTTGATCCTATTTTCAACCTGATGACCGAAGGCACGTTGAGAGAAGCGATAGATCGGGAATGCGTTTCCTCCAAAGGAAATCTGGTTCATAAAAAAACCGGTAAGACCGTTAGAGCGCTGATGCCCGTTCACTTAGCCGGGGCGATGTGCGATATGGACGCTTTAAATTCGATTGCTCGAGAATATCACCTCTACGTGATCGAAGATTCGGCCCATGCATTTCCGGCAACGTATAAAGGAAGAAAAGTCGGAACTCACGGGGATTTTACGGTTTTCAGTTTTTATGCGACCAAAGGAATCACTACCGGCGAAGGCGGCATGGTAACGACACGTCACGCTCATTTTGCCGAGCGGATTAAATTAATGAGATTGCACGGAATCAATCGGGAAACTTTCGATCGTCCGGGTTGGTACTACGAAGTGGTTTCCCCGGGCTTCAAATACAATATGAGCGATATCTCCGCGGCAATCGGCGTCGTTCAGTTGTCCGAAGCGGATGAACTTTGGAAACGAAGAATTTTGATCTCGGATATTTATCGTTCTGAGTTTTCCGAATTACCTTTTCTTCATTTGCCTCTACCGGCAAAATCCGGCGAGCATTCCTGGCATTTATTTAGAATCGAAGTGGATCGCGTAAACGGAAAGTTCGATCGGGATATCCTATGTTCCGAATTAAAGAAAAGGAATATCGGCTCGAGCCTACATTTCATTCCGTTATACGAACATCCTTTCTATCAAAGATTCGGTTTTGAAAAGAAATACTATCCGAATGCCGACTCGATGTATCAAAGAACCTTATCGCTCCCGCTATTTCCGGGGATGAGTGACGGCGATATAGAGGATGTGGTCTCGGCGATTCGCGATATCTTTTCGCGTTTATAG
- a CDS encoding YdeI/OmpD-associated family protein gives MSEKTKEIQTIPFRSQKEWEKWLKGNHSSVSGIWLKIAKKKSGIETVTYEEAIEIALCYGWIDGQKKPFDTEHWLQKFSPRVARSIWSKINRDKAEKLIASGKMKSAGLKAIENAKQNGSWEKAYESQGRITIPEDLKKALDKNKKAKAFFETLDSTNRYAILFRIHNVKKEETRMKRLRQFVEMLERNEKIHNKKS, from the coding sequence ATGAGCGAGAAAACCAAAGAAATTCAAACGATTCCGTTTCGTTCCCAAAAAGAATGGGAAAAATGGCTGAAAGGAAATCACTCGTCCGTTTCGGGTATCTGGCTTAAAATCGCCAAAAAGAAATCGGGAATAGAAACGGTTACTTACGAAGAGGCGATCGAAATCGCTCTCTGCTACGGTTGGATAGATGGTCAGAAGAAACCTTTTGATACGGAGCATTGGCTTCAGAAATTTTCTCCTCGGGTTGCGAGAAGCATTTGGTCGAAGATCAACCGAGATAAGGCGGAAAAATTGATAGCTTCCGGTAAAATGAAATCCGCCGGGTTGAAAGCGATCGAAAATGCCAAGCAAAATGGATCTTGGGAAAAAGCGTACGAATCCCAAGGACGGATCACTATCCCGGAGGATCTAAAGAAGGCTCTGGATAAAAATAAAAAAGCGAAAGCATTCTTTGAAACTTTGGATAGCACGAATCGATACGCTATATTATTTCGAATTCATAATGTAAAAAAAGAAGAAACGAGAATGAAACGACTTAGACAATTCGTGGAGATGTTGGAACGTAACGAGAAAATTCATAATAAAAAATCGTAA
- a CDS encoding alpha/beta fold hydrolase yields the protein MMMIACSVLGIVFCRGTSRIIDGAKSKIAFEDEGEGGIPVILLHSFGGEVSHWEDVRRRLSQSRRVISIEFRGHGRSGPPYDGDFSISSMTKDIEAVAKFLHLNQFVLVGHSMGGSIALEYAGKHPEQVLGLFIVDSGGDPKGIPDSIRDGVKAALHSDAYEQTTYGYWEQLLAKSNPTIKTRIWKQLAGMPKETVIAVTENLLDYDPSPALENFTGPKYAVVTTENNGPLSLHKLGIGFPYRVMEGVGHWLHLDTPNEFFPLLQDFLEDIHRN from the coding sequence ATGATGATGATAGCGTGTTCGGTATTAGGAATCGTATTTTGTCGAGGGACTTCTCGAATTATCGACGGGGCAAAAAGTAAAATCGCGTTCGAAGACGAAGGAGAGGGTGGAATACCGGTTATTCTTTTGCACTCGTTCGGAGGCGAGGTTTCTCATTGGGAAGATGTGAGAAGAAGATTGTCGCAGAGCCGACGAGTGATCTCGATCGAATTTCGAGGGCATGGTCGCTCCGGCCCGCCCTACGACGGAGATTTTTCGATTTCCTCAATGACAAAAGACATCGAGGCCGTTGCGAAATTCCTGCACTTGAATCAATTCGTTTTGGTCGGGCATAGCATGGGAGGTTCTATCGCGCTTGAATACGCAGGCAAACATCCTGAACAAGTATTAGGTTTGTTTATCGTGGATTCGGGCGGCGATCCAAAGGGAATTCCGGATAGCATTCGTGACGGTGTAAAGGCAGCTTTACATTCGGATGCGTATGAACAAACGACGTACGGATACTGGGAACAACTTCTTGCTAAATCGAATCCGACAATAAAGACGCGGATTTGGAAACAGCTCGCGGGCATGCCAAAGGAAACCGTAATCGCAGTGACCGAAAATCTGTTGGATTACGATCCGAGTCCGGCATTGGAAAACTTTACCGGACCGAAATATGCGGTCGTGACAACCGAAAATAACGGTCCTTTATCATTACATAAATTAGGCATAGGATTTCCGTATCGAGTCATGGAAGGAGTAGGTCATTGGCTACATTTGGACACGCCGAACGAATTCTTTCCTCTCCTTCAGGATTTTCTCGAAGACATTCATCGGAATTAA
- the prfB gene encoding peptide chain release factor 2, whose product MEVKNAKELKRLSKELQENFLNRWKLLNLDKDQDQLKSFNDRISDPSFWDNPDQAKSISQRKTELERKLAPWIAIRQDINDFPDLVELTFEEKGEDGVDELSSEYSRLKDEFERLELLGALNEPEDMKPAFLNIHPGAGGTESQDWAEMLFRMYLKYFDKKGYQYSVVDFQEGEGAGIKNATIHVIGDFAYGFLKCENGVHRLVRISPFDANKRRHTSFVSVHVSPELDDDIDIKIEDKDLRIDVYRSSGAGGQHVNTTDSAVRMTHIPTGIVVACQNERSQIKNRDTAMKMLKARLYEMEQERLKEDLQKKSGEKKDIAWGNQIRSYVFHPYNMVKDHRTDYETGNVQAVMDGDIEPFIMAYLKTL is encoded by the coding sequence ATGGAAGTAAAGAACGCCAAGGAACTCAAACGTCTTTCTAAAGAATTGCAGGAAAATTTCCTGAATCGATGGAAACTCTTGAATCTGGATAAGGATCAAGACCAATTAAAATCCTTTAACGACAGAATATCCGATCCCTCATTTTGGGATAACCCGGATCAGGCAAAATCCATCAGCCAAAGAAAAACCGAATTGGAACGAAAGCTTGCGCCTTGGATTGCGATACGCCAAGACATCAATGATTTTCCCGATTTGGTGGAATTGACCTTCGAAGAAAAAGGGGAAGACGGGGTCGACGAGCTTAGCTCCGAATATTCCCGTCTGAAAGATGAATTTGAAAGATTGGAACTCCTAGGGGCTCTGAACGAACCGGAGGATATGAAACCCGCATTCCTGAATATCCATCCCGGTGCAGGCGGCACGGAGAGCCAGGATTGGGCGGAAATGCTTTTTCGAATGTATCTAAAATACTTCGATAAGAAAGGCTATCAGTATAGTGTCGTTGATTTTCAAGAAGGTGAAGGCGCCGGTATCAAGAATGCGACGATCCATGTGATCGGAGATTTCGCTTACGGCTTTTTGAAATGTGAAAACGGAGTCCATAGACTCGTGAGAATTTCTCCCTTTGACGCAAACAAGAGACGACATACGTCTTTCGTGTCGGTCCACGTCAGTCCGGAGTTAGACGACGATATCGATATAAAAATCGAAGATAAAGATCTGAGAATCGACGTATACCGTTCCTCCGGAGCCGGAGGGCAGCACGTCAATACGACCGACTCTGCAGTCCGGATGACGCATATTCCGACAGGGATCGTCGTTGCCTGTCAAAATGAACGCTCGCAAATTAAAAACCGAGACACCGCGATGAAAATGCTCAAAGCTCGTTTATACGAAATGGAACAAGAGCGATTAAAAGAGGATTTGCAGAAGAAATCCGGTGAGAAGAAAGATATCGCCTGGGGGAATCAAATCCGTTCCTACGTATTCCATCCGTACAATATGGTTAAAGATCATCGGACGGATTATGAAACCGGAAACGTTCAGGCGGTTATGGACGGCGATATAGAACCGTTTATCATGGCTTATTTAAAAACTCTCTGA